CGAAGCGGTCGGTGCGATAGATCATCTCGACATCGAAATTGGTCAGGTAGCGGTCGGCGATCGAGTCCACGAACCGGGCGAGGTTGCGCGAGGAGCTGTCCAGCTCGCCGCCGTTGTAGCGACGGGTGGCGGCCTGTTCCGGCGTCTCGACCGTCTTGGTGCCTTCGGAGAAGACACGGATCCGCGTGGTGTCGCGCACGCCGGACATCCCCTGGGAGTTGCCGACGATGTCGTTGTTCAGATTGGCCTCGACGGTCCAGCCCTGCGCCTTGGCGTAGTCGGCCAGGATCTTGCCGCCCAGCAGCCCCTGTTCCTCGCCGGACAGGACGGCATAGACGAGGGTCGCCTCGAACTTCTGCTTCGACAGGACCCGGGCGGCTTCCAGCACGGCGGCGACGCCCGAGGCGTCGTCATTGGCGCCGGGAGCGTCGGCGGTGAAGTTCATGACGTCGGTGACGCGGCTGTCGATATGGCCGGAGATGACGATGACGCGGTTCGGATCGCCGGTCCCGCGCTGGATGGCCAGGACGTCAACGACCTCGGTGGGCGTCGGCACGCGGCGGCCGGTGACGGTGTCGGCGGGCAGGGCGATCTCGAGGCAGCCGCCGCAGTCGGCGCTCATCGCCCGGAACTGGCGCTCGGTCCAGCGGCGAGCCGCGCCGATGCCGCGCGTCTCGGAGACGGTGTCTGAAAGGGTGTGTCTCGTGCCGAAGCCGACCAGGCTGGTGATGTCGGCGCGCATCCGCTCGGGCTGGATCTGACCCGCGATCTCATGCAGCAGCGGCTGTTCGACCGCGACTGAGGTCTGGGCGTGGGATGTCGCGGGCAAGGCGGCCAGCAAGGCGGCGAGGGCGGGAGCGGTAAGAGAAGCAATTCGCATCAGCGCCATCCTTAGATCCGTCATCCTCGGGCTTGTCCCGAGGACCCATGTGTCCACCGCGCGGCTCTCGCCGGAGCGGTCCGAGTCTGCCCAGCCATAGGTCCTCGGGACAAGCCCGAGGATGACGGGGTTTGTCTTTAGACCAGTTGGCCGCAGACGAAGGCCGTCTCTCCGGCCTCCAGCAGGCCTTCCAGCACCGTCTCGACGTTCTCCGGCGCGACGATGAGGATGAAGCCGACGCCGCAGTTGAAGGTGCGGCGCAGTTCGTGGTCGGAGACGCCGCCGACCTCGCCCAGCCACTGGAAGACGGGCGGCACGGGCCAGGCGTCCCAGTCGAACTCGGCGCTCAGGCCCTCGGCGATGCAGCGCGGCGGGTTCTCGATCAGGCCGCCGCCGGTGATGTGGGCCGCGCCCTTGACCAGACCGGCCTTCATCAGCGGCAGGACCGGCTTGATGTAGATCTTGGTAGGCTCCATCAGGGCCTGGGCCAGGGACCGGTCCCTGGCGAAGGGGGCGTCGTCGCCCCACGACAGGCCGGACTTCTCGACCACCTTGCGGATCAGGGAATAGCCGTTGGAGTGCGGGCCGGACGAGGCCAGGCCGATGATGACGTCGCCGGCGTTCTGGCGGTCCAGATAAGGCAGGGCGTGGCCGCGCTCGACGGCGCCGAGCGAGAAACCGGCGAGATCGTAGTCGCCGCCGGCGTACATGCCCGGCATTTCGGCCGTCTCGCCGCCGACGAGGGCGCAGCCGGCCTGGCGGCAGCCCTCGGCGATGCCGGCGACCACGCGGCGGGCGGCGTCGATCTCGAGC
The genomic region above belongs to Brevundimonas goettingensis and contains:
- a CDS encoding M20/M25/M40 family metallo-hydrolase produces the protein MRIASLTAPALAALLAALPATSHAQTSVAVEQPLLHEIAGQIQPERMRADITSLVGFGTRHTLSDTVSETRGIGAARRWTERQFRAMSADCGGCLEIALPADTVTGRRVPTPTEVVDVLAIQRGTGDPNRVIVISGHIDSRVTDVMNFTADAPGANDDASGVAAVLEAARVLSKQKFEATLVYAVLSGEEQGLLGGKILADYAKAQGWTVEANLNNDIVGNSQGMSGVRDTTRIRVFSEGTKTVETPEQAATRRYNGGELDSSSRNLARFVDSIADRYLTNFDVEMIYRTDRFGRGGDQVEMLKAGFPAVRITEGAENYNHQHQDLRTENGIVYGDTIDGVDFAYLGQVARLNIVTMAALAKAPTVPTGVAISGNVSPDTTVKWTAVPGAAGYRVWWRTTTAPQWTNSRWAGSASELVLKDIPIDDYFFGVSAVSADGYESPVVFPGPAGAFVSETPPAAPAS
- the purM gene encoding phosphoribosylformylglycinamidine cyclo-ligase, whose amino-acid sequence is MTDSPETLKNGLTYADAGVDIDAGEQLVDAIKPLAKSTRRPGAEASLGGFGALFDLKAAGFEDPLIVATTDGVGTKLKIAIETGRHDGVGVDLVAMCVNDLLAQGAEPLLFLDYYATGKLEIDAARRVVAGIAEGCRQAGCALVGGETAEMPGMYAGGDYDLAGFSLGAVERGHALPYLDRQNAGDVIIGLASSGPHSNGYSLIRKVVEKSGLSWGDDAPFARDRSLAQALMEPTKIYIKPVLPLMKAGLVKGAAHITGGGLIENPPRCIAEGLSAEFDWDAWPVPPVFQWLGEVGGVSDHELRRTFNCGVGFILIVAPENVETVLEGLLEAGETAFVCGQLV